Genomic segment of Rana temporaria chromosome 12, aRanTem1.1, whole genome shotgun sequence:
TTTTAAATCAGGTACCCCATATGGCCTGAAGTTTGTGGACCCCTGACCCCCACACCTATATGATTGTGTTGAACATCAAATTTCAGTTGCCACTCCCCGTATGGTTAATAATATGGAGTTACCGTCCCTCCACCTTGTGGCTATGAAAccctcaactcttctggaaagattTTCTACAATATTGTGGACTTTATACCCACTTAGGAGGTTAGGTCCTTATGCTGGAGGAGAAGACCTGGCTAGCAATTGGTGTTCTAATTCAtgtcaaaggtgttcagtagggttgaggtctgggtcaggcatgtactggccactgggactactgggagtttcccggtgggccaatggctcagtgggcaggcttcagtgacagcggaccgcctcctccctccgctcctctgtctctccctccccgcagcgctcacctcctctccctggctagGTAAATTCAGCCCGACTGAATACAGACATGCTCCTCGGAAGTCGCACTGAGAAGCTCATCATACTATCCGGAAGGACGGCGGCCACACATggctgtgacataagcttccttCGGCACTCGTTCTCCTGAAATTTCTTTCCCCCGCTCTCCATTCTCCCTGCTGCCAAGGAGAATCTGCAGAGCGGGGCAGGGAAAGATCAGGAGAACGAGTGCcgaggaagcttatgtcacagctgTGTGCGGCCGCCGTCCTTCCGGATCGTATGATGAGCTTCTCAGTGCAACTTCCGGATCTGTATTCAGTCACGCTTTAGTTAACtaggcagggagaggaggtgagcgctgcaggggacCAGAGCATTATGGGGGGGTAAAGGAGCATGGGGAGGGGGAAATAGAGCATGGGGGACCAGTCCAGAGCAGCAAAGGTTGAAataaaggagcatggggggaccagcAGAGCACATGGAGGACCATAGGAGCATGCGGGGGACCAGCGCAGCATGCGGGAGACCAGAGGAGCACTGGGGGAACCAGAGGAGCCCGAGggtacagatgagcaggggggaccAGATGAGCATGGGGGAAACAGATGATCTGGAGAGAAAtgcagaagcatgtgggggaccaaAAAAGCAGGGGGGGTAccagtggagcacaggggaggaccagaggagcatgagggtacaaaggagcatgggggaaacAGAGGAGCAGGAaaggaacagagaagcatgggggggaccagaaggagcacaggggaggggacagacagctgactcaaaagCTAtgacctgggagtttctcacttctgcctaatagtGTCCCATTAGGGGGTGGGCATcaaactgattctttcccccgggtgaaataatgtctagcttccccactggtactgcctatcagAGTACCATtaccagccgctctactctaataaagttgaACGGCTAATGGCTATTGAAGGGGGAGggtggggcttgggtggccatcgGGGTTGGCCGGCTGGGGGGGAGCTggtttgtccggccgccatgggagagacctgtcaaagtgggccggtctggatgaagtccagggccacatttttgtcccagtccagccctggtcagGGTTCTGTGAAGGACACTTGAGTTCCTCGACACCGAACTGGTCACCCCATtgactttatggagctggctttgtacacagggggcACGGTCATGGTGGAACAAAAAtgggtcttcaccaaactgttaccacatggGCACAATTGcctacaatgtctttgtatgatgCAGTATTAACAGTACACTTCAGTAGAGACACCTGAACTTGGTATAAAGGGGGGGGGTCCACATAATTTTGGCCATATGGTGTTTGACTAAATGCCAGTTGAGTCAGTTCTTTATGGAGTAGCAGGGTCATTTGTACCCAAAGCTCGTACATAAAGTAGTGAGATGAAGGTACCTTTCCGGAAGCCATGAAATTGGTAGAGTAGGCTGGACGGTTGGCGGTTGGTCATCCAGGCCGGCTTGCTGGAGTTATATGAAAGTTCCATGAGTTTCTGAAGATTAATTTTGCCCGGCCGGTTATTTTCATGGTCCAGTAACTCGCTTGCCTTTCCACTGCTGTGCTCTTGTGTTGAGATGGATTTCGTGGTATGAAGATTGGTGGAGGCAAAGGCCGAATCAGGAAGGTTTCTGTCTTGGGGTTTGTGTGTATCGGTGAATTCGTTCACCGAAGAACGAGCAGGTAAGGCATTGGTTGGAAGTCTGTTCCCGTGGTCAACGCTGCTTTTTCTCAGCCCCGTGTTGTTGTCCACAGCCAGTCTGGCCTTCGCCTTTTTGTCTGGCGGGATCGTGGCCTTCTTCTTGTCCCCGGGCGTTAAGGGGCGGATTGCAGAGAGAAGTCCCTGGTCAGGGAACCTCTGTAGAGAGATTGTCCATGGAATGTCCATCTGCTCTTCTGATTGACTTCTAGACGGGTTCCTTTCCAGGTTCCACGTTGAGTTCTTCCACTCACCTGCAATGgataaaaagactttaaaaaacatttttttgagtaTATATGGGGGGCGGATGTAACATGTGCCGCTAGTATACTCTGTGGGAGCATGGCTGGATCAAGGGAGGAAGGGGCCACTAATTCACAACCATGTATTAGAGTTGGGTGCTTTGGATTGGTGTGTGGCTGGTGTATTGAGTTTTTAATGTATGTAACcttctttataaaatagaaactgATTTCAATTGGTCCCCCTTTGATTTGTATTGGATACCCTTTGATTTGAATTGGTTCCCCTTTGATTTGAATTGGTTCCCCTTTGATTTGAATTGGATCCCCTTTGATTTGAATTGGTTCCCCTTTGATTTGAATTGGTTCCTATGTGATTTGAATTGGGTCTTATTTGATCTGCATTGGTTCCTATTTGATTTTAATTGGGTCCCCTTTTGATTTGAACGGTGTCCTCTCTGATTTAATTTGGTTCCTATTTGATGTGAATTTGGTCCCCTTGGACCTAAATTGGGTCCCTTTTCAATAAAATTTGGTGCCCTCTGATTTTAATTTTGGTCCAATTTGATCTGAATTGGGTCCTATTTGATTTAAATTGGGTCTCCTTTGATTTGAATGGCATCTCATTTGTTAAGAATTGAGTCCCCTTTTGAATAATTGTATGCCCTGTGATTTCCGATGGTTCCTCTTTGATTTGAATTGAGTTCCTAAATTGGGTCCCCTTTGATGTAAAATTGCTCCCCTTTCATTTAATGGCATCCCCGTTGATTTGAATTGGATCCCCTGTGCTGGGGAAAGTAAATGAAATGAAGGTTGTTTATCTTGGATCGAGTATGGAGCAGTAAGACCCTTTCTCATGTTTTTTGCTGGGCTGAATCAAGACAAGAAGGGGCAATTTATTATCCACCATTAGTAGAGTTAATAGTGGATTCGGGTGCTTCGGACTGGTGTGTGACTTGTACAGATTTTTGCAACTGTAACCCTCTTTACAAAATAGAAACAGATTTGAGTATGGTCCCCTTTGATTTGAATTGGGCTCCCTTAGATTTTATTAGGGTTCCCTTGGATTTAAATTGGGACCCCCTTTGATTTCAATTAGGTCCACTTTAAGTTGAATTGACCCCCTCTTTAATTTGAATTGGGTCTCCTTTGGTTCGAATTGCGTCCCCATTGATTAGTTTTGGATCCCCATGGATTTGAATTGGGCCACCTTTGGTTTTTATATTGGATTCCCTTTGGTTTTTATATTGGATTCCCTCTGGTTTGAATTGGGTCCCCTTTGATTTGATTTGGGTCACCTTTGATTTGAATTGGGTCCCCTTTGGCTTGAACATGTCCTCTTTGATTTGAACTGGGCCCCCTTTGGTTTGAATTTGGCCCCCTTTAACTTGAATTGCACCCTCCCACTTTGATCTGAATTGGGTTTGTTTTGGATCCCCATGGATTTTAATTGGGCCACCTTTGATTTGAATTGGgtcacatttgattttttttttttagggtttcctTGGATTTGAATTGGGCCCCCTTTGGTTTGAATTCGGTCCACTTTAACTTGAATCGCATCCTCCCACTTTGATCTGAATTGGGTCCCCATTGATTTGTTTTGGATCCCCATGGATTTTAATTGGGCCACCTTTGATTTGAATTGGGtcccatttgattttttttagggTTTCCTTTGATTTGAATTGGATTCCCTTTGGTTTGAATTTGGTCCACTTTGGTTTGAATTGGATTCCCTTTGGTTTGAATTGGATTCCCTTTGGTTTGAATTGGGTCccatttgatttgatttggaaTCGCCTTTGATTTGAATTGGGTCCCCTTTGGCTTGAATCATGTCCTCTTTGATTTAAACTGGGCCCCTTTGGTTTCAATTTGGCCCCCTTTAACTTGAATTGCACCCTCCCACTTTGATCTGAATTGGATTTTAATTGGGCCACCTTTGATGTGAAGTGGgtcacatttgatttttttttttagggtttcatTGGATTTGAATTGGGTCCCCTTTGGTTTGAATTTGGTCCACTTTAACTTGAATTGCACCCTCCCACTTTGATTTGAATTGGTTCCTATTTGATTTGATTTGTAATCGCCTTTGATTTGAATTGGGTCACCTTTGAATTTTTAGGGGTTTCCTTGGATTTGAATTGGGTCCCCTTTGGCTTGAATCATGTCCTCTTTGATTTTAACTTGGCCCCCTCTCTGGTTGGAATTTGGTCCCCTTTAAACTTGAATTGCACACTCCTACGTTGATCTGAATTGGGTCTCCTTTGGTTACGAATTGGGTCCCATTTAAAAATGGATCAACTTTGATTTGAATGGGTTCACCCTTGGTTTGATTTGGATCACCTTCGATTTGAATTGGGTCCCATTTGGCGGGATCGGGATCCTCTTGATTTGAATTGGGTCCCATTTGGTGAGATCGGGATCCTCTTGATTTGAATTGGGTCCCATTTGACTTCATTTGGACACCCTCGGGATTGGTGTGTTGCTTGTGAATTGATTTTATTGGGAAACTGTGACCTTCCTTATTATTAATTTGAATTGGGTGCTCTTTGGTTTAAATTGGGACCCCTTTTTTGTCTTGAGGTGGAACCCCTTTGCGGTCTATGGTAGAGAATTATTAGTATATGTAAAGGCATATTTTTCTTTATGGTGGATGGAGTGTGGAGGACTTGGACCCTCTTTGAAGTTTTGGGTCCCCAATAAGGAGATCCATGCTCTTAAATTGTACTGGAGACTACAGAGATGGGGAACCTAAAATATTGTTGTCACCAGAAGAGGAATCTTCTAACGGGGacacctgttccagtgacaaccaAGAGGCAAGGAGacttcctctaacttcctgttgtgtcttagAGACAGGAAATGAGGAGAAATCTCCTACATGGTGGACAATTCTACTCTTCCTCAGCTCTGGTTCTCTATCGCTCCAATGTGTGGTCTCCATGGTGGAAACGGCTGATTTGGGTGTTTTTGTTGAGCGGTCCACCAACGTTCTCTCCGGTTCCCTCACTCTGtgattggttggggggggggggggttcttggcTTCACCTCTGCTCTGACCCGCCAGTGTTAacaaaccccccccaccccctcctctcgGTTACCAAGCAAATTGGTAATTATTTGCCATGGTGGAAGAATCTTCGGGTTGGAGGGTCCGGCTTTTGTCTGCTGTGTTTAGGAGATTTCATGGCTCTCTGAATGGCccccggagagagagagagacacacagagcgcACATTGAGCCGCCTGAATAGAAGCGCCATGGAAAGTACACACcataaatgaccccccccccccacccccgccgtGTGTACACTTCTGATTTGCTGACACCGAGCAGCGAAATACCTTCAATGAGGTCACCGGGTCCCGTCTACCCCGAGCTGAGAGGTGCCGAACAAAATGTTCCCCCCCAAGCCTGACAAGTCACATATCGGCctctgcagagcatcgctccgtcccctcctgacagatccatacTGATATATTCCGCAGAACATCGctccatcccctccccctcctgacagatccatatcgatatattctgcagaacatcgcaccatcccctccccctcctgacagatccatacTGATATATTCAGCAGAACatcactccctccccccctcctgacagatccatactgatatattctgcagaacatcgcaccatcccctccccctcctgacagatccatacTGATATATTCCGCAGAacatcgctccctccccctcctgacagatccatactgatatattctgcagaacatcgcaccatcccctccccctcctgacagaaccatactgatatattctgcagaacatcgctcccttccccccccccctcctgacagatccatagtgatatattctgcagaacattgctccgtcccctccccctcctgacatccatactgatatattctgcagaacatcgctccctcctcccccctcctgacagatccatactgatatattctgcagattatcccATCACTGACCTCTATGCagatctgcagaacatcgctcagtcccctccccctcctgacagatccatattgATATATGCTGCAGAACAttactctgtcccctcccccctcctgacagatccaaatcgatatattctgcagaacatcgctccctCCCCTTCCTGATAGATCcatattgatatattctgcagaacaTCGCCCCACCCCCTCCCGACAGATCCATATTAATATATTCTGCAGAACATCGCACCAtcccctcctgacagatccatattgatttattctgcagattattccatcactgacccctctacagatctgcagaacattgctccctcccctcccccctcctgacagatccatattgatatattctgcaggGTGAAGGTTGGacattctgggacttgtagtccttctgtATTTGCACCTTGTATGGAATGAGACctcctgggacttgtggttcctcAACATCTAGACTGCCAGAAGAACCGGCTCTGATCTCCCAGATGGGAATGACAGCGAAGCCTCCAATAAAGAGCCATCACCTTCTCTCTCTGAGTCCCCCAACCCAACGATGACTTCTGATTGGTCCATCTTTGTAACGTTTTCATACGTTTCTTCCACTCATGGCAACATAGAATGTGTCAGCGATGATACCATGTATCCCCGGCACGTCCTGCGATGCGTCCCCGGCGCGTCCTACGATGCGTCCCCGGCGCGTGCGTCCTACGATGCGTCCCCTGCGCTTCCTACGATGCGTCCCCTGCACGTCCTACGATGCGTCCCCTGCACTTCCTACGATGCGTCCCCGGCGCTTCCTATGATGCGTCCCCGGCACTTCCTATGATGCGTCCCCGGCGCTTCCTATGATGCGTCCCCTGCACGTCCTACGATGCCTCCCCTGCACTTCCTACGATGCGTCCCCTGCACTTCCTACGATGCGTCCCCTGCACTTCCCACGATGCGTCCCCGGCGCTTCCTATGATGCGTCCCCGGCACTTCCCATGATGCGTCCCCGGCGCTTCCTATGATGCGTCCCCGGCGCTTCCTATGATGCGTCCCCGGCGCTTCCTATGATGCGTCCCCGGCGCTTCCTATGATGCGTCCCCTGCACGTCCTACGATGCCTCCCCTGCACTTCCTACGATGCGTCCCCTGCACTTCCTACGATGCGTCCTACGATGCGTCCCCGGCGCTTCCTATGATGCGTCCCCTGCACTTCCTACGATGCGTCGACTGCACTTCCTACGATGCGTCCTACGATGCGTCCCCCGGCACTTCCTAAGATGCGTCCCCCGGCACTTCCTAAGATGCGTCCCCCGGCACTTCCTAAGATGCGTCCCCCGGCACTTCCCACGATGCGTCCCCCGGCACTTCCCACGATGCGTCCCCTGCACTTCCTACGATGCCTCCCCGGCGCTTCCCACGATGCGTCCCCTGCACTTCCTACGATGCCTCCCCGGCGCTTCCCACGATGCGTCCCCTGCACTTCCTACGATGCCCCCCCGGCGCTTCCTACGATGCGTCCCCTGCGCGTCCTACGATGTGTCCCCGGCACTTCCTACGATGCCTCCCCGGCGCTTCCCACGATGCGTCCCCTGCACTTCCTACGATGCCTCCCCGGCACTTCCCACGATGCGTCCCCTGCACTTCCTACGATGCCTCCCCGGCGCTTCCCACGATGCGTCCCCTGCGCGTCCTACGATGCCTCCCCGGCGCTTCCCACGATGCGTCCCCCGGCACTTCCTACGATGCGTCCCCTGCGCGTCCTACGATGTGTCCCCGGCACTTCCTACGATGCCTCCCCGGCGCTTCCCACGATGCGTCCCCTGCACTTCCTACGATGCCTCCCCGGCGCTTCCCACGATGCGTCCCCTGCACTTCCTACGATGCGTCCTACGATGCGTCCCCGGCGCTTCCTATGATGCGTCCCCGGCACTTCCTACGATGCCTCCCCGGCGCTTCCCACGATGCGTCCCCTGCACTTCCTACGATGCCTCCCCGGCGCTTCCCACGATGCGTCCCCTGCGCGTCCTACGATGCCTCCCCGGCGCTTCCCACGATGCGTCCCCTGCACTTCCTACGATGCCTCCCCGGCGCTTCCCACGATGCGTCCCCTGCGCGTCCTACGATGCCTCCCCGGCGCTTCCCACGATGCGTCCCCCGGCACTTCCTACGATGCCTCCCCGGCGCTTCCTACGATGCGTCCCCTGCGCGTCCTACGATGTGTCCCCGGCACTTCCTACGATGCCTCCCCGGCGCTTCCCACGATGCGTCCCCTGCACTTCCTACGATGCCTCCCCGGCGCTTCCCACGATGCGTCCCCGGCGCTTCCTACGATGCGTCCCCCGGCACTTCCTACGATGCGTCCCCCGGCACTTCCCACGATGCGTCCCCCGGCACCTCCCACGATGCGTCCCCTGCGCGTCCTACGATGCGTCCCCGGCACTTCCTACGATGCCTCCCCGGCGCTTCCCACGATGCGTCCCCTGCACTTCCTACGATGCCTCCCCGGCGCTTCCCACGATGTGTCCCCCGGCACTTCCTACGATGCCTCCCCGACGCTTCCTACGATGCCTCCCCGGTGCTTCCTACGATGCGTCCCCCTGCACTTCCTACGATGCGTCCCCCGGCACTTCCTACGATGCGTCCCCCTGCACTTCCTACGATGCGTCCCCCTGCACTTCCTACGATGCGTCCCCCTGCACTTCCTACGATGCGTCCCCCTGCACTTCCTACGATGCGTCCCCCGGCACGTCCTACGATGCGTCCCCCGGCGCTTCCTACGACGCGTCCCCCGTCGCTTCCTACGGACGATTCGGGTCCAATTCACAGACATGAAACGTCCCCTCGACATCGCCGCGCAGTTTTTAAAGCGATACATTTTTGGAGCGTTtattttgttgccagcgattgggtgaaaagcttttttttttttttttttaaagtctatgTTTCGCTGGTTCCGGCGCGGAGATTGTAGATTGGAGCGGCGAGAACGACGCGGATCTTCTCTAAGTTAAGGGAGAGCTCTAGACACCTGACCAGAGATCCCAACACCCACCCGATGAGTGTCCCCcggggggcgctatacaaatattattattatagggggggggggcacttaccTGCGGAGGtggtggagaggaggaggaggaggtgcagAGCTCCGGAGAGGAGATCCATGGCTGAgtgcgtctctctctctctgtctctctctgtctgtctctcagcCTCATGCTAATGAGGGGCGTCCgcggggggatcaggaaggaggagaggggaggcggTGAGGAGACTCCGACACCCTCCGATTCTTGTTAACCTCCTttaatgacccaccccccccccctcctgggaaTAAGAGTTTAGATTTCTATGATAATGAGATCGCTCTCCCGTGATTCCCGGACGTCTCCTCCGCTTCTCACACCGACCAATCACAGGGGAGGAAAGACGGACGGAGCGCTCTGCAAGGTGCCGTTCCTccggagcttagtaaatgaggggaagcttcgCTGTGccaagaatatccaatcacacgcaaggaaaatgttaaaaaaacatccatgattggatgatgggagtcagcagagcttccccctttACTGAGCTCTGGACAAAAACTGCACTTTGCAGAGTGCTGAGTCTATTTACCTttattatatcccccccccccccactgtgtccaattagagagatatatatctggagggcggtgatgtcactcccagtggcgtcactacggttggtgtcacccggtgcggtaaaacatggtgtcacccccccccccctctgtctaggctgcccagcaccaagcaggcaacgcacgggcacggggtgcaccccaaaccagcccctgtaaatgatagtgtagggcagtatagtggcaggttagggtagtatagagtggtatagtggcaggttggtgtagtggggtagtgtaggacaggttaaggtggtatagggcatgttggggtggtatagggtagtTTATGGTgctatagggcaagttagggttgcatagggcaggttggggtgatatagggcaagttagggtggtacagggcaggtcgggtggtatagtgcaagttagggtggcatatggcaagttgggatggcatgggaaaggttggggtggtacagggcaagttagggtgacattgggcaggttggggtggtatagggcaagttatggtggcatagggcagattggggtggtacagggcaagttagggtggcatgggaaagtttggggtggtacagggcaggctgtggtggtacagggcaggctggggtggtacagggtaggctgggtgatacagggcaggctggggtggcacagagcaggctggggtggtacagggcaggctgggattgcacatggcaggctggggtggcacagagcaggctgggttggtacagggcaggctgggattgcacatggcaggctgggcatgtcagctaaaaaaaaacaaaaaaaacgggatggtgtcacccctccagtgggtgtcacccggtgcgaaccgcaccccccgcacccccctagcaacgcctctggtcactcctgtatattatatctcatatctggagagtggtgatgtcactctgtataatatatcttatatctggagagcgatgatgtcactcctgtataatatatcttatatctggagagcgatgatgtcactcctgtataatatatcttatatctggagagcgatgatgtcactctgtatactatatcttatatctggagggcggtgatgtcactcctctataaAGAACTGGATTAGTTGTATTCGGCTGAAGCACCGCCCACCAAAGCGATATGATTGTTTTGCGGCGCCGTGTGATTGGTCGGGGGTAGGTGGCCCACttggttttactgcccccccccccccctagccgcACATGTGAGCCAAGCCTTAGATTTTTTTGGGACAAATCCCGGTGATGACATTTTGCATTCTTGTATCTGATTGGAGGCAGACACGTTTCCGCCAATAATGTGAATCCCGGGAGAAGTCGGCTCGGTGTGGTCAGCTTTACAATTTAATTATGTCAAGAAAATGTTTCCCTCCTTCCACTTTCTTTgtcacaactagggatgagcttcgagtttgagtcgaacattgcctgttcggcgaacaacgaacaattaggggtgttcgcggaaaatttgaaaagccgcggaacaccctgttaaagtctatgggagaaatctaaagtgttaatttaaaaggctaatatgcaatttattgtcctaaaaagtgtttggggacccgggtcctgccccaggggagtgtttgggaccCGGGTCCtctcccaggggagtgtttggggacccgggtcctgccccaggggagtgtttggggacccgggtcctgccccaggggagtgtttggggacccgggtcctgtcccaggggagtgtttggggacccgggtcctgtcccaggggagtgtttggggactcgggtcctgtcccaggggagtgtttggggactcgggtcctgccccagggggagtgtttggggacccgggtcctgtcccaggggagtgtttggggacccgggtcctgtcccaggggagtgtttggggacccgggtcctgtcccaggggagtgtttggggacccgggtcctgtcccaggggagtgtttggggacccgggtcctgtcccaggggagtgtttggggacccgggtcctgccccaggggagtgtttggggacccgggtcctgtcccaggggagtgtttggggacccgggtcctgtcccaggggagtgtttggggacccgggtccttccccaggggagtgtttggggacccgggtcctgtcccaggggagtgtttggggaccagggtcctgccccaggggagtgtttggggacccgggtcctgccccaggggagtgtttggggacccgggtcctgtcccaggggagtgtttgggtactcgggtcctgccccagggggagtgtttggggacccgggtcctgtcccaggggagtgtttggggacccgggtcctgtcccaggggagtgtttggggacccgggtcctgtcccaggggagtgtttgggggcccgggtcctgtcccaggggagtgtttggggacccgggtcctgtcccaggggagtgtttggggacccgggtcctgtcccaggggagtgtttggggacccgggtcctgccccaggggagtgtttggggacccgggtcctgtcccaggggagtgtttggggacccgggtccttccccaggggagtgtttggggacccgggtcctgtcccaggggagtgtttggggacccgggtcctgccccaggggagtgtttggggacccgggtcctgccccaggggagtgtttggggacccgggtcctgtcccaggggagtgtttggggacccgggtccttccccaggggagtgtttggggacccgggtcctgtcccaggggagtgtttggggacccgggtcctgccccaggggagtgtttggggacccgggtcctgccccaggggacatgtatcaatgcaaaaaaaaagttttaaaaacggccgttttttcaggagcagtgaatttaataatgctaaaagtcaaacaataaaagtgtaatattactttaaatttcgtacctaggggggatgtaaagttagcatgtgaaaaagcgcatgtttcccgtacatagaactgtccctgcacaaagtgacatttctgaaagaaaaaaaggcatttaaaaccggctttgcggctctaatgaattgtcggctctttcaattacagag
This window contains:
- the C12H17orf58 gene encoding UPF0450 protein C17orf58 homolog, with amino-acid sequence MDLLSGALHLLLLLSTTSAGEWKNSTWNLERNPSRSQSEEQMDIPWTISLQRFPDQGLLSAIRPLTPGDKKKATIPPDKKAKARLAVDNNTGLRKSSVDHGNRLPTNALPARSSVNEFTDTHKPQDRNLPDSAFASTNLHTTKSISTQEHSSGKASELLDHENNRPGKINLQKLMELSYNSSKPAWMTNRQPSSLLYQFHGFRKEFESKERSCQLDCHKNRDEREAYCNSDFAVNGIVHDVDTLGKGIQLLTILVNSGGLYKINRLYITPDGFFFRVKVLAVDHFNCPKSCLDVKLGGRYILMGRIFHKRMELPPSVQRTVSGRLRAGDGLLTSSSFVRRYNRKKDRRVLAAAHSKCK